One genomic window of Ziziphus jujuba cultivar Dongzao chromosome 4, ASM3175591v1 includes the following:
- the LOC107416135 gene encoding probable receptor-like protein kinase At2g42960: MSSGGSLNAELSKKTSFLGLKLWVLICLCVGAFIVLILCFLSIWVTFRRKSRRSLDKFSITQIPNVSKDIKVDKVGAQSTHDHPESLFLTVNDKSTDKNSEKMLVHLGTSKSSDPDNASQCSSVYHHERACSSQSWEEGSSGTVRKQSSMSHGGLLTASPLVGLPEGSHLGWGHWFTLRDLEFATNRFSAENVLGEGGYGVVYKGRLINGTEVAVKKLLNNLGQAEKEFRVEVEAIGHVRHKNLVRLLGYCIEGVHRMLVYEYVNNGNLEQWLHGAMRHHGTLTWEARMKVILGTAKALAYLHEAIEPKVVHRDIKSSNILIDDEFNAKVSDFGLAKLLGSGESHITTRVMGTFGYVAPEYANTGLLNEKSDIYSFGVLLLEAVTGRDPVDYGRPANEVNLVEWLKVMVGTRRAEEVVDPNLEVKPSTRALKRALLVALRCVDTDADKRPRMTQVVRMLEADEYPFREDRRNRRSRTTSMEIDSIKDISGSAETENKVEDPESQISEATHG, from the exons ATGTCATCGGGTGGTTCTTTGAATGCAGAATTATCAAAGAAGACATCATTTTTGGGTTTAAAATTATGGGTTTTAATCTGTCTATGTGTTGGTGCATTTATTGTTTTGATACTTTGTTTCCTATCTATATGGGTCACATTCCGGAGGAAATCTAGGAGATCTCTAGATAAGTTCTCTATCACCCAAatcccaaatgtctcaaaagaTATTAAGGTTGACAAGGTTGGAGCTCAGAGTACCCATGATCACCCTGAGAGTTTATTTCTGACAGTAAATGATAAATCAACTGATAAGAATTCGGAGAAGATGTTAGTTCATTTGGGCACAAGCAAATCAAGTGATCCCGATAATGCCAGTCAGTGCAGCTCAGTTTATCATCATGAGAGAGCATGTAGTTCACAATCATGGGAAGAAGGTAGCTCTGGGACTGTTCGGAAACAGTCTTCGATGTCACATGGGGGACTTTTGACAGCCTCTCCTTTAGTGGGTTTGCCAGAGGGTTCACATCTTGGATGGGGGCACTGGTTTACTCTTAGGGATCTGGAATTTGCTACAAACCGTTTCTCTGCAGAGAATGTGCTTGGTGAGGGTGGATATGGGGTTGTTTACAAAGGCAGACTGATCAATGGAACTGAGGTTGCGGTGAAAAAACTTCTTAATAATCT GGGACAGGCAGAGAAAGAATTTAGAGTTGAAGTGGAGGCCATAGGCCATGTTCGGCATAAAAATCTTGTGCGTCTCCTCGGTTATTGCATAGAAGGGGTTCATAG GATGTTGGTGTATGAATATGTGAACAATGGAAACCTAGAACAGTGGCTACATGGGGCTATGCGCCATCATGGTACCCTTACTTGGGAAGCTCGCATGAAGGTGATACTTGGTACTGCAAAGGC GCTTGCTTATTTACATGAAGCCATAGAACCCAAGGTTGTTCACAGAGACATAAAATCAAGCAACATTTTGATTGACGATGAGTTTAATGCCAAGGTCTCAGATTTTGGGTTGGCCAAACTCTTGGGTTCAGGAGAGAGTCACATCACAACAAGGGTAATGGGAACATTTGG TTATGTGGCACCGGAATATGCTAATACTGGCTTGTTGAATGAGAAAAGTGACATTTACAGCTTTGGTGTCCTCCTGCTTGAAGCAGTTACTGGAAGGGACCCTGTGGACTACGGGCGCCCTGCTAATGAG GTTAATCTTGTTGAGTGGCTAAAGGTTATGGTAGGTACAAGAAGAGCTGAGGAGGTTGTGGACCCAAACCTTGAAGTTAAACCCAGTACACGTGCTTTAAAGCGTGCCCTTCTGGTTGCACTTAGGTGTGTTGATACTGATGCAGATAAGAGACCCAGAATGACTCAGGTTGTACGAATGCTAGAAGCTGACGAATACCCATTTCGCGAG GATCGAAGAAACAGAAGAAGCCGAACAACCAGCATGGAAATCGACTCCATAAAGGACATTTCTGGTTCAGCTGAAACAGAAAACAAGGTAGAGGATCCAGAGAGCCAAATATCTGAAGCAACTCATGGATAG